The Silene latifolia isolate original U9 population chromosome 4, ASM4854445v1, whole genome shotgun sequence region aggagcatggcatacttggagatcaatacgtgcaaatgacaatcgacaagtatgtggattttttaagaggtagcatagtatttctcattttttttcttggaatttctttttttttgggagatttttctattttaattattaatacaaaactcatttgataatgttttacatatactcggtatatcttatgcaattttgtatttTGTGTACAAATaattttggcataatactaatttctacaattgattgaatttttaggagcatgacatacttggagatcaatacgtgcaaatgacaatcgacaagtatgtggattttttttaagaggtagcatgatgtttctcatttttttcttggaatttctctttttttagaagattttcctattttaattattaatacatgacaatcggtgagtacaaaacacaatttaagaattatcaatttttttttaatttagatATTAGTTCAATATCAGATAACACGATATTTGATgttggaggatgtgttcatatggATGATCAAATCTGAAGCTCTTGAATGGAGTAATCACCATATTGAGGATGTATTTTTATGTCgttgacattttaattgatattagcctatctatttttgttCCAATAATTATGCTAAGGTTTTTAGCCTATTAGTTATTCTTGGCCTTTTAGTTGTAGTGATAGTATCGACACAACATCGACGGATAATCttacaagagaaaaaaaaaacatcaaatgataattaaatttgaaatggagagacacgtattcaatgtattcaattactatattagtcttacttcatTTACTTTGTTAGGCTATTTTTCTTTTACCTATTGAAGGAGAAAAACTTGACCGCCTTTGGTAAATTTGCGGTTAAGAAAATCTTCAATCTCCGGAGCACCAATATCTTGAAGTTACATAATACATAACCCATGTATAAGTATTAATCATTGATTTCTATATAAACAACTTATGTCTATATACATGTAATTAGACTatttaatttgagtatgatgaattgaaaATGCAAATTATTACTGAATTTACGAGTTAGCATAAATCATGAATCATCAGAGCAATGAGCAACGTCATTCGTTCAACATATACATTCAAAAAAACTCTCTACTAAATGCCTAAATCCCATAAATTTACTAGGTTGTTAATAGAGGAGAAGAAGAGTTACTCAtgattatattttttttgtatcTTTTACAAAGACCCACATTTTAACGATAAATACAATGCCTCTATTCCCCCCTAATCtcatattattattgtttatattacCGTGTTATTATGTTCAATCTCGTAATTTCCATCCTATTTTATCGTCTGCAATGTTTCcaaatcaaaatctgttttatacaagtagtattaataaaaaaagaaaatttgtataggacccgtgatttttcacgggtttCAAAACTAGTCTACATTTTAAAGAGGACTTAACCACTACTCCAACGAGTTACAAAAGTCTTAGTTCAATACCATATTAGCCTAGGGTGTTGACATACATGTCAACTATTAATTACAATCtcaattaaactaaataaaaaaagggaaatgataaatacaactcagtgggttgtatttaagcatttaataccTTTCCACatttggtattaatttagaaattagaGAATAAATTACACATGAATCAATGCAATTAATGTATGTATTaaatatttattttcttttttagttcCTTAAATACAATCCACTGGGTTGTATTTAGCATTACCCATAAAAAAAACGTACaacataattaactaattaatacCCTAATACAAACAATAAACTAGCTTAGTCAAGTGATCAAGCTTCATGCTCATTCTTTTCTTCACCATTCTTCTCCTTCTCTTCATCATTCTTTTTCTCTTAATCATACACCTCTTCCGCTTTATCACATGCATCAAAAATTAAATTTAGGATTAGAAACAACTCCACAATCTATGCATGGTGCAACTTTGATGAAGAATTTCATCACATTCTTCTTTAACCTCCTTAAACACCACAAGAGGGCTAATGCACCACAACAAGTAGCCAGCACTCATGGTAGGTAAGAAGGAGTGGGGCTCAAGTATTTGGATTTCACAATTTTAGTAGTGAGCTTAGAGATTTTaagagaagataagaaggatgGTGATGAAGATGTTATTATCTTAAGTGGAAGTTTTTTTGAAGTGTAAGGATCGATAATAAGAGATGGTTTTTTGTTGAGAATTTTTGGTTGCACTAATGCAACTTTTGATGACAATACATTAACAAGATTTATAGAAGCCATTGATAAAGTAACTTAAGTAAGAAAAAAATggaagttaatttaattaattaactagttttattacccgtgaaattcacagAATTAGCTATGTTATCACGTTGGTGGTGTTACGCAAGCCCAAATTTGAGGTCGGACTGAGCTCTGATGACAAAAGAGACTCGTAAGAAAAAATATTATCAATCAATACCTATATTGGCATAATATATCGTCAAAATATATTTTCACAATTTACTAAACATTCGACACAGATTAATAGTATTTTGTTACGGATATTGTTATGTTTATTAGTGTTTTAtcatgattattgttattattattatcttcaTTTTTTTAGTTACGtaattaattcaacctaaaataaccttttcaaaatagaaatttttttaaatttatttataaaCTATAATTCAAATTAGATTAAATAGTTAGTATTGTGTTGAAAGATTATTGGGAGAATTTTTTTTTGACAGTTGGGGAGAATTATAAACGCTGAAAAAATAAATGATGATAAGATATGAAAAATAAATGATGATAAGATATATTATCGTATAGATAATTAGatatattgattttttttaacTTATATGTTACAAAATATATACGAACACCTTTGTAAGAAATTTTAGTAAATTTAATATATATGTGAAAGGGTTAGTTTAATAATTCTACATGGTTGTGAGTTGGCGtcataacaaattaaaaaaaatgaaaatttttgTCAATTAAACACAGTACATGCCTTGTAATGTTATCATATATATTGATTttactttttagtttatttttcttacaatataaaacacaaattttaatatttattgtattttaatttgtatttaatgctataattttcattttttttttaaataataatgatgAGATGACATGCTCTAATGATCTTAAAAGATGAATGATAAAAGGTAATGTTTAATCTTgttttttatattatatatagatatgcaaaagaagagagaaatgaaatagTGTGTGTGTAATTTTTAATGGTGAAATAAAGTTTTTATAGGCATACAATGGGTGGAAAAAAACGTACATATAAAACGGAAATtttaatatttattgtattttaatttgtatttaatgctataattttttaattttttttaaataatcatGATGAAATGGCATGCTCTAATGATCTTAAAAGATGAATGGTAAAAGATAATGCTTAATCTTGCTTTTTATATTATATATAGATATGCAAAAGAAGAGAGAAATAATATATTGTTTGTGTTATTTTTTATGGTGAAATGATGTTTTTATAGGCATACTATGGGTGGAAAACAAACGCCATGCAAGGGGAAATTTGCACAAGTTGTTTGCACAAGCATGCTAGGTTATTAAAACCTTGAGTTTCCAACCTTGACATGCAATGTTGCTTGTACATAATtgatgtataaacaaaactagttttaaaccagtgcaaaattgcacgggtatgtatttgggccgatattaatattttggatgtatttttttttttttgcatttctattgtaattatatagttggtctaaatcagcgattaaattgcacgggtatgtatttgggccgttattaatgtttttggatgcatttttttttttttttttttcgcatttttattgtaattatctagttggtctaaattaatttcatttattccaaaggtaaaattatttcatagtatttttgctaagacggaaattgtcgcatgtttgtattgACGGACGATTTGAAGAAATTAATTCTTTGCACAGCAACGGGTCCCACAATAACCtgaatttcctaaaaaaaaaaaaagaaaagaaactgTACAAACGACTTGGCGCATCCTGCATTCagcattgtcttctgaattaataaagataagatttggACAACTTGTTTTGTCTATATGAAATAGGTAATGAAGGAATCGTTtaatttgttttgagtttttttgTCTATAATAATAAACTTCATCGCATGCTCTTTATTAGTACAAAGCAACACTAAACTTGTGGATTATTTTAGACAACATTTGgttcttttgtgtttttgtcatgATCCTAATTATGTTACGTGGTAGCGAAATTGATCTACGAGTACTGTCATTTATAAATGAGACCAAGTTCACCATATTTTGATAGCGATATTACTTTGACTAAGTGTAGCTAGTCAAGTGAATTACGGTGACGGCCGTACCAAAATGTTATTAAAACGTGGTACATAAGCTATTAAAATGGGACGACGATATTGGTTGTTTTGTGAGATCTCATTTTTAGTTGATCACTTTGCATAAAGGGTCAATAATTAGGGACTTGGTCATAAAGTCGGTTGACAGGATGAGCTTAAAACTCGTATATAAATTGTTATcgataggatacccaattcccTTCTAATACAATGATAGAGATTGATTCAATGTGGAAGGCCTATCGTTGAGACATTAAAGCACACGATAATTTATATTTCGGGGTGTGTGCTTAGACTTGCATATTGTAAGGTCGTTGAAGTCTAGCTTCTTAATTGTTCTTTTAAAAAAGCCTACGTCTTTTAATTAATTGAGAtggaaaaaaagagagaaatgaaatactagtatttgtgtaattttaatggtGAAATGAAGTTTTTATAGGCATAAAATGAGTGAAAAAAAGCGTCATGCAAGGGTTAATTTATGTAAAGCATGCTTAGGTCATTAAACCTTGAGTTTTCAACCTTGGCATGCAATGTTGCTTGTACATAATTGAAGTATAAACAAAATTTGCACAGTTTGTTTTGTCTATATGAAATAGGTAATGAAGAAATCGTTTAATTTGTCTTGAGTTTTTTGTCAATAATAATAAACTCCATCGCATGCTCTTTATTAGTACAAAGCAACACTAAACTTGTGGATTAGGAGCTCTCAATATCCTAAATTCCGGTACTGTGCTTAAGGATTTCAATAAAacctttattgttcttattccgaAAAATGATTGCCCGGAGAGAGTTGGGGATTTTCGGCCGATTAGCCTCTGCAACGTTATTATGAAATTCGTCACAAAGTGCATTGCTAATAGATTAAAAGGGGTTATGGATGATCTTGTTAGTCCTTTTCAAAGTGCTTTTGTCCCTAATAGAAGTATTGCTGATAATATTGTCATTGCCCAAGAAATTCTCCACACCATAAATCACAGGAGTTATGGCAAGATGGGTATGATGGCTTTAAAGGCTGATATGAGTAAAGCCTATGATCGGCTAAACTGGAATTTCATTAGAGGGGTGCTCTCTTACTTAAATTTGCCGGGCTCTATGGTTCAGCTTATTATGAGTACTATTGAATCTGTTTCTTATGAAATTCTGATTAATGGTGCTCCTATGGAAAGAGTTGAACCTGGCTGTGGGATTAGGCAAGGTGATCCTTTATCCCCCTATATTTTCGCGATTTGCACGGAAGTCCTATCCCAAATGGTTCTCTATGCCCAGGATAGCAATCTCATTAAGGGTATCAAAATTTGCAAGAACGGGCCAGAAATCTCTCATTTATTGTTCGCGGATGATTCTCTCTTCTTTATCCGTGGTGACTATGAGAATTTGGATTTTCTAATGAATATCATCGATGAATATTGTTCTGCCTCCGGACAATGCCTTAATAAAGATAAGTCCTCTATTCTTTTCAGTCCAAATTGCTCTCTTATGACGGTCAAGAAGTGCTTGACAGAGTTTAAATTTGCTCCTAAGCATGATCTTGACAACTATCTTGGCCTACCTACGAGTATTGGGTCTTCAAAAAGGGATTTATTTAAATTTCTTGTTGACAAGACTAAGCGAAGGCTTTCCTCCTGGAATAACATTCTTCTCTCTTCGGCTGGTAAATTGACTCTTATTCGTTCTGTTCTATCTTCACTATCTCTTTCCTCTCTATCGGTATTTCGTATACCGGTAAGTGTAACATCAAAACTTCAGTCCTTGATGGTGCATTTTTGGTGGAGTGGAACTAGAAATAATAAGTCTATTCATTGGTGTAGTAAAGACTTCCTTAGTAGGCCTGTGGGTGAAGGGGGCCTTGGACTTCGCAATATTGGTTGCTTTAACCAGGCTCTTCTTGCCAAATCTGCTTGGAGAATCTTGTGTGTTCCGGGAAGCCTTATTAGCAAAGTTATTGGTCCCAAGCTTGGTGTTCAGGATGATATTTTATTCCAGACCCGTTGGAAGGCTCCCCAAGCGTCGTCTTGGGCTCTTAAAAGCCTTGTTTGGGGATCCGATCTTATCTATAATAATATTGCTTGGACTATTGGATCTTCTTCTCGTCTTAATGCTTGGAAGAGCAAATGGATAGAGGGTTATAGTCTTCAAGATCTTTGTGGGGATTTTATTGATGCTCCTATTGATCCCGAGTTACTCGTTGGTGACCTTCATGATAGTCATAGGAGATGGGATCTCTCTTCTCTTGGTTTCGATCCGGGTGAGGGAGTTACAAAGAAAATCCTCGCAACTTATATCCCATGTCAATCCTCGGATGACTCTTTCTATTGGAAATTCTCTAAACATGGTGCATTCACTGTCAAGTCCGGATACTATGTCGCTGCTATGACCTTAACTAATGGACCCACATCGCCTACTGATCTTTCTAGAATGTCTGCAACAATTGTGGCTTTTTGCAGGTCTAAGCTCTGGAAGTTGCCTATCTCAAACAAACTAAAGGtgtttttatggaaatttatggctAATGCCCTTCCAGTGGGCTCTGAATTTCTCAAACGAAAAATGAGTTGGTGCTCCTCCTGTTCTCTTTGTGATAGCTCATCTCCTTGTGTGGAATCTATTTCTCACATGTTTAGAGATTGTAGCTTTGCAAAGGCTTTATGGTTTGGCTGTCCTTTAGGACTTAGAATCACGGGAGGGATGGACATTGATGTTAGGGTTTGGATCATTAACTGGATTACTTATTTCCTTATTGGCCCAGATCCTAACTCCCTCCTTTTTCCCCTAATCGCTACCCTCTGGAGAATTTGGTGTTGCAGGAATGATATGGTCTTCAAGAATCGTCGTCCTTGGCCTATGAGTGCTCTTCTTTCCATTCTTGGTGACATTCAATGTATGAAGGAGGTTGTGTGCAGTAAGGATGCTAGCCTCCTTCGAGCACCTCAGCTGGACTCCTCCCCTGGTTTTGGGTTAGCTAAGAGGATTAGAAACTCCTTCCCCTATTGGATTGTTGGTGGACCTGGGTGCGGAAATGTTTGCACTGTCAAGTGTGATGCTGCTTGGAGGGCTGATAGAAGTGCTGGCATGGGGTGGTGCTTATTGGATGGTAATGGGACCTTAAGGAACTCTGCTTACGCTCGCTCATTTGCCTCTTCTGCCCTGCATGCCGAAGGACATGCAGCTTTTATGGCGCTAAAATGGGCATTGGACGAAGGGTACCTTCATGTTAGACTTGTTACGGATTGTCTTATCTTGGTTTTGCAGGCTGCGGGAGCGGAGAAGCCGATTGCATCTATTAGCTGCATTATCCATGATATTAAGTCTATTGCGTCTCAGTTTCATTGTTGCTCTCTTAGTTTCTGTCCTAGGGGAGTGAATAGGATAGCTCATAATCTTGCTCAGAGAGCTCTTGTGTAAGCTATGCTATTtattgctgtcaaaaaaaaaaaaaaaaaaaaacttgtggATTATTTTAGACAACATTTGGTTCTTTTGTGTTTTGTCATGATGCTAATTATGTTACGTGGTAGCGAAATTGATCTATGAGTATTGTCATTTATAAATGAGACCAAGTTTACCATATTTTGATAGCGATATTACTTTGACTAAGTGTAGCTAGTCAAGTGAATTACGGTGACGACCGCATCAAAATGTTATTAAAACGTGGTACATAGGGGTGATTTGAAAAATATTTATCAAAAAAGATGGTCCATGTATACTCGGAGTATGGTAATTGGTAAGTGCATGGTATGAGACTCTGGGAGTATGTACACTTAGACAGGGTGTCAACGCCTTATTAAGCGAGGCTTAAAACCAAATCGTCGCAATGTTCAGATTGAGCCGACCCAGTGGTGTAGCCAGAAAATTTGACCAGTAGAGTCTTAACGTAGATTTAATAACACCCATAAAATAGAGGGGTCTTACGTAGAAAAAAAACAGTACAATTATACATATATTGGCATACGATAAGGTAAATTTACAAAACCTGTGGATCCCATTACTCATAAGGTGCTACACCACTAAGCCGAACGTATTTTTATTCAATATTGTAGATTTTACTTATGTCGGCGTACAGATTCAATTAGTAGCACACGGTGATAATAGGGACAAATGTTTTTGacattttcttttcatttcattttaccaGCAGAAACATGCTCTATAATTAAAATCTCGAGCTCCTAAattctactccctcctatttactattgttccgggtgtaattccagagcaagtattgttaccacccgtggcttgtagaataatgtcttaagttgaatccttctttccttaattgttcctctcggcctctcctgcaacaatgaacgaactgagggcttggctttgtgccaagcgtactcactccgacgctcaagtcagtaaactcaaaggattaagttgtgttacttggctgaatgtatatggtagagagataaggaggatattaccagatgaatagtgtatttaggttaagttgtggatcctttcctcaatgagggttgaggagtatttataggctttcaccttttgtcacgtagtggccaagtggccaagtggctagcaggtggaaagactgatctacccctcggccgagggacctatggcaggccggcgggccctgttgactcaccgccgaggggtcttggatatgagtacgcgggtacgtgtcccggctggcaggttgccatgccgagacccatgctgacaggccgacaggatgcatcggctaggctgtccaaggctgtggatatctttgaccttgctcaatatgttgacttggtcagcggtgcagaatatgccccatcaatttgcccccagcgtagtctatgccgtggtatgggctccgatgtatgtttgagcgtatattctgcgcaagctATTTGTAAAAAATaatctgcatcggcttcttctgcgccTGGCCtctcttaggccgtaccatatcccccctccacatggatgcgtaaagggtatccgatgtggaaagaaagtgacgctggccgagaccagggttgagagtaccggttgtttttgattgcccccggccggcgctatttagcttggttgatcatgtggccggcggagaacagatgcttgagAATTTtgctgaggaaggtgaataggcggagagatatgaatgggcgtgttgaagacgcttggtcactgttgcattgattgacgttcaactgttgcgacgattgacatcacgtggttgcatgtccgacacgtgtctgcacgctgattggttgacgcttcatgggctgttcgctgattggtccttctttatgggcttttccctataaatagggcagttattccgtgaaattggccaccaatttcattctccaaaattttcttctctctaaactttcaagggcttctttgtcttctaatttccagagttgttactccggcgagtgtttttcttcaaggtaaacaaacaaacttcagttttattttgttaaataattattgctattatgtcttctgctgacgccgggactAGTACTTCTGCGGCGGGGGGTTCCCCGTTGCGTCTTGTTGAGGAGGGGGAGTTGGACGCCCTTCTGATAAgacctgggggccctaggtctccttctcctgaagtcgatcctcggattttggaggaatgggagaatgactctgatgtcgatgatgacgcagacgattttggtgacGATCTTTGAAGAGGCTCGTCCCAAAGTGGGAGGCGAtgacgttatggatcacggtgacgtctGCAAGGTAGGCGTTGACcgagcttggacccataagttggccAGTTGCTCTggtgagaaatttttcgagggtcatttcttctttggcaagggatacaagattgttatccctgaggagggtcaggccgtctgttgccctccgccgGGCCATACTGGTGTATacatgcgacacttggagtacgggctccggtttccgctgaacgaGCACGTCCTTgctatcatcaaagctatgaacgtcgctgtggcccaactgcatccgttggccatgaggacgatagtcggctttgtgtggctttgtctcttcaagggggaagccccgacggtgaatttattccgccggcttcactaTCTCCAGCCGTCAATCTCTGGCGGCGTTGGTTACAAAGATGTGCACAtggagaagggttatgtctctgtcgacaaacttacttcttgcaaagaccggAGAgaccggtgggtgtacgttaaggtgccggatgactatccgttgCCCTCTCCTTTCAAAGAccaggttaatttgcggtgtgagactaaggctgagcatgacagatgggtcacccggaagaagcttaaaatggatgccagcaaggtttttcttaaggaggacgagaagctggcgatgaggctttttgaggtggACAAGGGTGGGCTACCGAAAAGATGGatccccccaacgcagatcattctccaggatgagccgctttgtcatgtcggcctcataccggccctagcacagggtgagtggtgtcggtgtgaggcccatcaccgttctcattgtgtctcgaattttgatttatttcttcttaactcttgctttgtttccttcgcagaccactttggacgggatttgtctgaggatatcctccggaggatggggctgcacaaagacaaaaccgttgctaacttgcatcccaaggctctgaccCATGACCGTAGGACGTCGCCGAGTGATCTTATGGACCAGCGGCTGAAAAGCTTGAATgcggtggaggcccaggcgaaggtt contains the following coding sequences:
- the LOC141651048 gene encoding uncharacterized protein LOC141651048, with translation MKFVTKCIANRLKGVMDDLVSPFQSAFVPNRSIADNIVIAQEILHTINHRSYGKMGMMALKADMSKAYDRLNWNFIRGVLSYLNLPGSMVQLIMSTIESVSYEILINGAPMERVEPGCGIRQGDPLSPYIFAICTEVLSQMVLYAQDSNLIKGIKICKNGPEISHLLFADDSLFFIRGDYENLDFLMNIIDEYCSASGQCLNKDKSSILFSPNCSLMTVKKCLTEFKFAPKHDLDNYLGLPTSIGSSKRDLFKFLVDKTKRRLSSWNNILLSSAGKLTLIRSVLSSLSLSSLSVFRIPVSVTSKLQSLMVHFWWSGTRNNKSIHWCSKDFLSRPVGEGGLGLRNIGCFNQALLAKSAWRILCVPGSLISKVIGPKLGVQDDILFQTRWKAPQASSWALKSLVWGSDLIYNNIAWTIGSSSRLNAWKSKWIEGYSLQDLCGDFIDAPIDPELLVGDLHDSHRRWDLSSLGFDPGEGVTKKILATYIPCQSSDDSFYWKFSKHGAFTVKSGYYVAAMTLTNGPTSPTDLSRMSATIVAFCRSKLWKLPISNKLKVFLWKFMANALPVGSEFLKRKMSWCSSCSLCDSSSPCVESISHMFRDCSFAKALWFGCPLGLRITGGMDIDVRVWIINWITYFLIGPDPNSLLFPLIATLWRIWCCRNDMVFKNRRPWPMSALLSILGDIQCMKEVVCSKDASLLRAPQLDSSPGFGLAKRIRNSFPYWIVGGPGCGNVCTVKCDAAWRADRSAGMGWCLLDGNGTLRNSAYARSFASSALHAEGHAAFMALKWALDEGYLHVRLVTDCLILVLQAAGAEKPIASISCIIHDIKSIASQFHCCSLSFCPRGVNRIAHNLAQRALV